Proteins from a single region of Gossypium arboreum isolate Shixiya-1 chromosome 1, ASM2569848v2, whole genome shotgun sequence:
- the LOC108486964 gene encoding uncharacterized protein LOC108486964, whose translation MTDHHHRFGQIRSTSQVLRQAAVHFYAHPFTILFLSLLLFSFRCLVESGSLLLTSFIDRDPSFKSLLSRLDLHPSHPHARLHPTRRPFLHLTRVGTLDDDFFSSDDDHPDRSLFGSFPNRPINSTPVILYNFDTRLGFSHSVADNGILLLEIVRHGVKFKTSPFEYERNEGEQQEERVVDFQFVYKGFELGRQDAATLFFLVSFLSFSYGWVILGFTTIYSLILGVLFVTVVNDLIGRFVSFIGAFLDGSKVGLKRLTGFVLMKWAVRDAVTQLLGLWYFGEIEDHYSFFKLFVRLKLMPFSVMSPWIRGFEKEISGFLFTWFLVDTLVAFAFSLAAWIAIVDSRRTGREIIEEGCYLMSTLLNQAIQIKCYEAIAMWVLTYIGGDHFFATVIQAALELYFMVAWLIFYFMVRCREASAAGRRYGRRELEVLVDGLR comes from the coding sequence ATGACGGATCACCACCACCGGTTCGGCCAAATCCGATCTACCTCCCAGGTCCTAAGACAAGCCGCCGTGCATTTCTACGCCCACCCTTTCACAATCCTTTTCCTTTCTTTACTCCTCTTCTCTTTCCGTTGTTTAGTTGAATCCGGTTCCCTTCTCCTCACTTCCTTCATCGACCGTGACCCTTCTTTCAAATCCCTTCTTTCCCGCCTCGACCTTCATCCTTCCCACCCCCACGCGCGTCTTCACCCTACTCGCCGTCCTTTCCTTCACCTCACCCGTGTCGGTACTCTCGACGACGACTTCTTTTCTTCCGACGATGATCACCCGGACCGCTCCCTCTTTGGTTCTTTTCCTAACCGCCCCATCAATTCTACGCCGGTTATTCTTTACAACTTTGACACTAGATTGGGATTTTCGCATTCCGTGGCGGATAACGGGATTCTGTTGCTGGAGATTGTTCGTCACGGTGTTAAATTCAAGACTAGCCCCTTTGAATATGAAAGAAATGAAGGGGAACAACAAGAAGAAAGAGTTGTGGATTTTCAGTTCGTGTATAAAGGATTTGAGTTGGGCCGTCAAGATGCAGCGACGCTTTTTTTCCTCGTCAGCTTTTTATCGTTTTCGTATGGGTGGGTGATTCTAGGGTTTACAACGATTTACTCTTTGATTTTGGGTGTTCTTTTTGTTACAGTTGTTAATGACTTGATTGGAAGATTTGTTTCCTTTATTGGGGCTTTTTTGGATGGGTCAAAAGTGGGATTAAAAAGACTCACTGGGTTCGTTTTAATGAAATGGGCGGTAAGAGACGCGGTAACTCAGCTTCTTGGATTATGGTATTTCGGAGAAATTGAGGATCACTACTCGTTTTTCAAGCTTTTTGTTAGGTTAAAGTTGATGCCTTTTTCGGTTATGTCACCGTGGATTAGGGGTTTTGAGAAGGAGATTTCAGGGTTTTTGTTTACGTGGTTCTTGGTGGATACTTTAGTTGCATTCGCTTTCTCTCTAGCTGCTTGGATTGCCATTGTGGATTCGAGAAGAACCGGGAGGGAAATTATTGAAGAAGGTTGTTATTTGATGTCAACACTGTTGAACCAAGCGATACAGATCAAGTGCTATGAAGCTATTGCCATGTGGGTTTTGACTTATATAGGTGGGGATCATTTTTTCGCTACTGTTATTCAGGCTGCTTTGGAGCTGTATTTCATGGTGGCTTGGTTGATATTTTACTTTATGGTGAGGTGTAGGGAAGCTAGTGCAGCGGGTAGAAGGTATGGGAGGAGAGAATTGGAGGTTTTGGTTGATGGACTTAGATGA